In one window of Paraflavitalea soli DNA:
- a CDS encoding MFS transporter has protein sequence MNQTTAAPASIIRQVIVASSVGTMIEWYDFYIFGMLAKTISTQFFPEGNATAALLSTLAIFAAGFIVRPFGALVFGRLGDMIGRKYTFLLTLILMGGSTFLIGLVPNYKSIGMAAPLLVLALRLIQGLALGGEYGGAATYVAEYSPANKRGYYTSWIQTTATLGLFVALGVIMLVKLNMTDEQFNAPWGGWRYPFWVSIFLVIVSIYIRMKMEESPIFTKLKKEGKTSSNPLKESFRNKANFKMVLLALFGAVMGQGVIWYTGQFYAQSFLETKCGLEFEQSRTIMLWAIAFATPFFLFFGWLSDRIGRKWIMLTGMFLGVVLYYPIFSTFLKDTDSKEWYKTESKLIQEDRKITPIEGGSIFHRTAHFETPDGSKYTQVFTDTVLINNAGAPRRYFELSNPVLTNKKVNTTTYFKFTFLVWIMIVLVTMVYGPIAAFLVEMFPTKIRYTSMSLPYHIGNGVFGGLVPFIGLLLTTTFPQNPLVGLYYPIGIAALCFVIGSIYLSNKIDKDVTD, from the coding sequence ATGAATCAAACGACTGCTGCACCCGCAAGCATAATCCGCCAGGTGATCGTTGCATCATCCGTAGGTACCATGATCGAATGGTATGATTTCTACATCTTCGGCATGCTCGCCAAAACGATCAGTACACAATTCTTTCCCGAAGGCAATGCTACTGCTGCCCTGCTAAGCACCCTGGCCATCTTTGCCGCAGGGTTTATCGTTCGCCCTTTCGGCGCCCTCGTGTTTGGCCGCCTCGGCGATATGATAGGTCGTAAGTACACATTCCTCCTTACGCTGATCCTGATGGGAGGTTCTACCTTCCTCATTGGCCTCGTGCCCAATTATAAAAGCATTGGGATGGCTGCCCCTTTGCTGGTATTGGCCCTCCGGTTGATACAGGGTCTGGCCCTGGGTGGTGAATACGGCGGCGCGGCTACCTATGTGGCTGAATATTCGCCCGCCAATAAACGTGGTTATTATACCAGCTGGATCCAAACCACCGCTACCCTGGGTTTGTTTGTAGCCCTGGGTGTCATCATGCTGGTAAAGCTCAATATGACCGATGAACAGTTCAATGCCCCCTGGGGCGGCTGGCGCTATCCTTTCTGGGTATCCATCTTCCTGGTGATCGTTTCCATCTATATCCGGATGAAGATGGAGGAGTCCCCCATTTTCACCAAACTAAAAAAAGAAGGAAAGACCTCTTCCAATCCATTAAAAGAAAGCTTCCGCAATAAAGCCAACTTCAAAATGGTATTGCTGGCTTTGTTTGGCGCCGTAATGGGCCAGGGTGTGATCTGGTACACCGGCCAGTTCTATGCCCAGAGCTTCCTGGAAACAAAATGCGGTCTCGAATTTGAACAGAGCCGCACCATCATGCTGTGGGCCATTGCTTTTGCCACCCCTTTCTTTCTCTTCTTTGGCTGGTTGAGCGATAGGATCGGTAGAAAATGGATCATGCTCACCGGCATGTTCCTGGGCGTTGTATTATACTATCCTATCTTTTCCACTTTCCTGAAGGATACCGATTCCAAAGAATGGTATAAAACCGAAAGCAAGCTCATTCAGGAAGACCGGAAAATAACACCAATTGAAGGAGGCTCCATTTTTCACCGCACCGCCCACTTTGAAACACCCGATGGATCAAAGTATACCCAGGTATTTACCGATACGGTGCTCATTAATAACGCTGGCGCCCCACGCAGGTATTTCGAACTCTCCAATCCCGTATTGACTAACAAGAAAGTCAATACAACCACCTATTTCAAATTCACTTTCCTGGTGTGGATCATGATCGTACTGGTCACCATGGTATATGGGCCTATTGCTGCCTTCCTGGTAGAGATGTTCCCTACCAAGATCAGGTACACCTCCATGAGCCTGCCCTACCATATCGGCAACGGTGTATTTGGTGGCCTGGTTCCTTTTATCGGGTTATTGCTAACTACCACCTTCCCTCAAAATCCATTGGTAGGCCTTTATTACCCCATCGGTATTGCCGCCCTCTGCTTTGTGATCGGCAGCATTTACCTGTCCAACAAAATTGATAAAGACGTAACTGATTAA
- the acs gene encoding acetate--CoA ligase: protein MSYPYQIRSAEQYQAAYKKSVDHPEEFWSDVASHFQWRKPWDKVLEWDFKKPTIKWFSGAKLNITENCIDRHLEKLGNKPAIIWEPNDPEEYHRVLTYRELYNKVVQFANVLKNNGIRKGDRVCIYMGMVPELAIAVLACARIGAIHSVVFGGFSAQSIADRLQDAKAEFVITCDGAYRGNKEIPLKGVIDDALVQCPFVKRVIVLTRTRTAVSMIKGRDVWWEDEIKKVETQGNPDCAAEEMDAEDMLFILYTSGSTGKPKGVVHTCGGYMVYTNYSFVNVFQYQPGEVFFCTADIGWITGHSYIVYGPLSAGATSLLFEGVPTWPDAGRFWDVVDKHKVNTLYTAPTAIRSLMGFGLGPVEKHDLSSLKVLGTVGEPINEEAWHWYDEHIGKKKCPIVDTWWQTETGGILISNMAGITPGIPSFATLPLPGVQPILVDENGKEVEGNGVSGNLCIKFPWPGMLRTTYGDHERCRQNYFATYDNLYFTGDGCLRDENGNYRITGRVDDVLNVSGHRIGTAEVENAINMHTGVVESAVVGYPHDIKGQGIYAYVIYQGSSDHDDKLVRQDIAQTVARIIGAIAKPDKIQFVSGLPKTRSGKIMRRILRKIAEGETDKLGDTSTLLDPSVVEEIKNGKL, encoded by the coding sequence ATGTCATATCCCTACCAGATCAGGTCAGCAGAGCAGTACCAGGCAGCATATAAAAAGAGTGTGGATCATCCCGAAGAATTCTGGAGTGATGTAGCATCTCATTTTCAGTGGCGCAAGCCCTGGGATAAGGTATTGGAATGGGATTTCAAGAAACCCACGATCAAATGGTTCAGCGGAGCCAAGTTGAATATTACGGAGAATTGTATCGACCGTCACCTGGAGAAGCTGGGCAATAAGCCGGCCATCATCTGGGAGCCTAACGATCCTGAAGAATACCATCGTGTACTCACTTACCGTGAGCTCTACAATAAAGTGGTGCAGTTTGCCAACGTGCTTAAGAATAACGGTATTCGAAAGGGTGACCGTGTTTGTATCTATATGGGTATGGTGCCCGAGCTGGCGATTGCTGTATTGGCCTGCGCCCGCATAGGGGCTATCCACTCGGTGGTATTTGGCGGATTCAGCGCTCAAAGTATCGCGGACCGTTTGCAGGATGCAAAAGCGGAGTTTGTAATCACTTGCGATGGTGCTTACCGGGGTAATAAAGAGATCCCTTTAAAGGGCGTGATCGATGATGCGCTGGTGCAATGTCCTTTTGTAAAGCGGGTGATCGTATTGACGCGTACACGCACGGCGGTTTCTATGATCAAGGGGCGTGATGTGTGGTGGGAAGATGAAATAAAGAAAGTGGAAACACAAGGTAATCCGGACTGTGCGGCGGAAGAGATGGACGCGGAAGATATGCTGTTTATATTGTATACTTCGGGCTCTACGGGCAAACCCAAGGGAGTAGTACATACCTGTGGGGGATACATGGTGTATACCAATTATTCTTTTGTGAATGTATTCCAGTACCAGCCTGGTGAGGTGTTTTTCTGCACGGCGGATATTGGCTGGATCACTGGTCACAGCTATATCGTATACGGTCCTTTGAGTGCGGGCGCTACCAGCCTGTTGTTTGAAGGCGTACCTACCTGGCCCGATGCAGGCCGCTTTTGGGATGTGGTTGACAAACATAAAGTGAATACGCTGTATACAGCGCCCACTGCTATCCGCAGCTTGATGGGCTTTGGTCTGGGGCCTGTGGAGAAGCATGATCTCAGCTCACTGAAGGTATTGGGTACAGTAGGTGAGCCCATCAACGAAGAAGCCTGGCATTGGTATGATGAACATATCGGTAAGAAGAAATGCCCCATTGTAGATACCTGGTGGCAAACGGAAACAGGTGGCATCCTTATTTCCAATATGGCGGGTATTACACCCGGCATACCCTCTTTTGCTACTTTACCGCTTCCCGGTGTGCAGCCCATACTGGTGGATGAGAACGGGAAAGAAGTGGAAGGCAATGGGGTGAGTGGCAACCTCTGTATCAAATTCCCCTGGCCTGGTATGTTGCGTACCACCTATGGAGATCATGAGCGCTGCCGCCAGAATTATTTTGCTACTTACGACAACCTGTATTTTACTGGTGACGGTTGCCTGCGCGATGAGAACGGTAATTATCGTATAACCGGCCGGGTAGATGATGTGTTGAATGTGAGCGGCCACCGTATTGGCACGGCGGAAGTGGAGAATGCGATCAACATGCATACGGGTGTAGTGGAAAGTGCGGTAGTGGGTTATCCCCATGATATCAAAGGACAGGGCATTTATGCTTATGTAATTTACCAGGGCAGCAGTGATCACGATGATAAATTGGTACGCCAGGATATAGCACAAACGGTGGCGCGTATCATTGGGGCGATTGCCAAGCCCGATAAGATTCAGTTTGTAAGTGGCCTTCCCAAGACAAGAAGTGGTAAGATCATGCGGAGAATACTACGTAAAATTGCAGAGGGGGAAACTGATAAATTAGGCGACACTTCTACCCTTTTGGACCCTTCAGTAGTGGAAGAGATCAAGAACGGAAAATTATAG
- a CDS encoding alpha/beta hydrolase, which produces MRLLRRALRVLAVLIVLLNIMAIFHACRFTYFYDDKDTVVKKPEQMTGWDKTKVILFGLQYPKSVNDILPNIPFDTLSLLTADHLRLRGWYIPKDSAKGTVILFHGHGSSSGKILDEAYYMHSLGFNTLLMDFRAHGNSEGNVSTIGYREAADVKAAYDYIRAKGEKNIVLWGVSLGAATITRAIAVYDVKPEKVILELSYGTLSAAAKGRIRTMGLPEQPIAALLTFWGGTVRGFWAFGLNPEEYAKKINCPVLVQHGALDARVTRTESETIFDNIPYKGKKLVVYETAKHESLCKKEPKKWKREIKSFLLNN; this is translated from the coding sequence ATGAGACTATTACGAAGGGCATTGCGGGTACTGGCCGTCCTGATCGTGCTGCTCAATATCATGGCTATCTTTCATGCCTGCCGCTTCACTTACTTCTACGATGATAAAGACACTGTTGTAAAAAAGCCCGAGCAAATGACTGGCTGGGATAAAACAAAAGTGATCTTGTTTGGCCTGCAATATCCCAAGTCGGTCAACGATATCCTCCCCAACATTCCTTTTGATACGCTTTCCTTATTGACCGCCGATCACCTGCGCCTGCGGGGCTGGTATATACCCAAAGACAGCGCCAAAGGAACGGTGATCTTGTTCCATGGGCATGGATCATCCAGCGGGAAAATATTGGATGAAGCTTATTATATGCACAGTCTTGGGTTCAATACGTTGTTGATGGATTTCAGGGCGCATGGCAATAGTGAAGGGAATGTATCGACGATTGGTTACCGGGAAGCGGCTGATGTGAAAGCTGCCTATGACTATATACGCGCCAAAGGGGAGAAAAATATTGTGTTGTGGGGTGTATCGCTGGGGGCGGCCACCATTACGCGGGCTATTGCTGTCTATGATGTGAAGCCTGAGAAGGTGATCCTTGAATTGTCGTATGGTACTTTATCGGCGGCTGCCAAAGGCAGGATACGCACGATGGGTTTACCGGAGCAACCCATTGCAGCCTTACTTACCTTCTGGGGTGGTACGGTAAGGGGATTCTGGGCCTTTGGTCTCAATCCGGAGGAGTATGCTAAAAAGATAAACTGCCCGGTGCTGGTGCAGCATGGCGCCCTGGACGCACGGGTAACAAGGACAGAATCTGAAACTATCTTCGACAATATACCGTATAAGGGTAAAAAGCTGGTAGTTTATGAAACAGCCAAACATGAATCCCTCTGTAAAAAGGAGCCAAAAAAATGGAAACGGGAAATAAAGTCTTTCTTACTGAATAATTGA
- a CDS encoding L,D-transpeptidase family protein produces MKRQHFVALLLVSVAGLAAFKTIETRVIKKRFFSGNEPTGTVYIIVDKSDYELQVYDEEGWYATYPVVFGNKDLNDKMVEGDRKTPEGTFKIISKRPHEKWHKMLMLDYPNPESIAKFNQRKAKGLIPKNAKIGGGIAIHGTWPNDNLVVDDFTNWTNGCIAVKNDDLDELEAYLPIGTKVIVRR; encoded by the coding sequence ATGAAACGCCAACATTTCGTCGCGCTGCTCCTTGTATCCGTTGCCGGCTTAGCCGCCTTTAAAACCATCGAAACAAGGGTGATCAAGAAAAGATTCTTTAGTGGTAATGAGCCTACGGGTACTGTATACATCATTGTAGACAAATCAGACTATGAACTGCAGGTCTATGATGAGGAAGGCTGGTATGCCACCTACCCCGTAGTATTTGGCAATAAAGACCTCAACGATAAAATGGTGGAGGGCGATCGTAAGACACCTGAAGGTACCTTTAAGATCATTTCTAAAAGACCTCACGAGAAATGGCATAAAATGCTGATGCTGGATTACCCCAATCCCGAAAGCATTGCCAAATTCAACCAACGTAAAGCCAAAGGCCTGATTCCCAAAAATGCCAAAATTGGTGGCGGCATTGCCATCCATGGCACCTGGCCCAATGACAACCTGGTGGTAGACGATTTCACCAATTGGACCAATGGCTGCATAGCCGTTAAGAATGATGACCTCGACGAACTGGAAGCCTATTTACCAATAGGCACCAAAGTAATCGTGCGTCGCTAA
- a CDS encoding DMT family transporter, whose protein sequence is MKLLFYILPVLAGVAMTVQSGINAQLRAAISHPILAAFISFLGGTLVLALMLLFSKQTIPALSAYSDISWYKFTGGLLGVFVVTVVLVSVMEIGAANMFVLIIAGQLFTALLMDHFGILGMKPSPITLQKMIGIVCLIVGAYLVNRK, encoded by the coding sequence ATGAAACTGCTTTTCTATATACTGCCTGTATTGGCCGGTGTGGCGATGACTGTTCAATCGGGGATCAATGCCCAGCTCAGGGCAGCTATCAGTCATCCAATACTGGCGGCATTTATTTCTTTTCTGGGGGGCACGCTGGTGCTGGCGCTGATGTTATTGTTTTCCAAACAAACCATTCCGGCTTTATCGGCCTATAGTGATATTAGTTGGTATAAGTTTACCGGGGGCCTGCTGGGTGTATTTGTGGTAACGGTAGTGTTAGTGTCGGTCATGGAGATCGGGGCGGCGAATATGTTTGTGCTCATTATTGCGGGGCAGTTATTCACGGCCTTGCTGATGGACCATTTTGGGATTTTGGGGATGAAGCCAAGTCCGATCACTTTGCAGAAGATGATCGGCATTGTGTGTTTGATTGTGGGAGCTTACCTGGTGAACAGGAAATAA